In Pseudomonas fluorescens, a genomic segment contains:
- a CDS encoding methyl-accepting chemotaxis protein: MIEPERIVSLSREVESLANRGVSDIQAITRQTRLLAINALIEAAHAGKAGMGFSVVAEEVKNISERISKIASGLTEDLQVSVNELTALGRGMCFDVRGQRLADLSLNMIEIIDRNLYERTCDVRWWATDASLVDALTNRSPESCVYASERLGIILDSYTVYLDIWVADSSGRIIASGRPGTFGRVIGANVANEPWFKRAMLHSSGDQYFAGQVTAEPLLNGSQTCAFSAAVRSKAGKQTPVIGVIGIFFDWKNQADSVLKGVRLSEEERPRSRLMIIDDNHRIIASSDTQNHLGESVELKTKATQSSGYSVLSKNLIQGYSITPGFETYPGMGWLGVIEQHLPSIDA, encoded by the coding sequence ATGATCGAACCCGAACGGATCGTCTCCCTTTCCCGGGAAGTGGAGTCTCTGGCGAATCGTGGTGTCAGTGATATACAGGCAATCACTCGCCAAACTCGGTTGCTGGCAATCAATGCACTCATTGAAGCCGCCCATGCAGGCAAGGCCGGGATGGGGTTCTCGGTTGTGGCCGAAGAAGTCAAAAATATCTCCGAACGTATCTCGAAAATTGCCAGCGGGCTGACCGAAGACTTGCAGGTTTCGGTCAATGAACTGACAGCGCTCGGTCGCGGTATGTGCTTTGACGTACGGGGTCAGCGATTGGCTGATCTGTCGCTTAACATGATCGAGATCATCGATCGAAACCTTTACGAGCGCACATGCGACGTGCGCTGGTGGGCAACTGATGCATCGTTGGTAGACGCGCTGACCAATCGCTCACCAGAAAGCTGCGTCTATGCCAGCGAACGCCTTGGCATCATTCTCGACAGTTACACCGTGTACTTAGATATCTGGGTCGCTGACAGCAGTGGACGAATCATAGCGTCGGGCCGACCGGGGACCTTTGGCAGAGTCATCGGAGCCAATGTCGCGAACGAGCCTTGGTTTAAAAGAGCAATGCTTCACTCTTCAGGTGATCAGTATTTCGCTGGCCAAGTAACTGCCGAGCCGCTTCTGAACGGCTCACAAACCTGCGCATTCAGTGCGGCTGTGCGCAGCAAGGCCGGTAAACAGACGCCTGTGATTGGCGTTATCGGGATTTTTTTCGACTGGAAAAATCAAGCCGATTCCGTTCTAAAAGGAGTTCGCTTGAGCGAGGAAGAACGCCCGCGAAGTCGATTGATGATAATCGACGACAACCACAGGATAATTGCTAGCTCAGATACACAGAATCATCTGGGCGAAAGCGTCGAGTTAAAGACTAAAGCCACCCAATCGAGCGGATACAGCGTCCTGAGTAAAAACCTCATTCAGGGCTACTCGATAACGCCAGGCTTTGAAACATATCCGGGTATGGGGTGGCTAGGCGTAATCGAACAGCATTTGCCCTCGATTGACGCGTAA
- a CDS encoding OprD family porin translates to MRKVAALSAFFAVTTPGYSWADSDKNENGFIEDSHLNILNRDFYFSQDFRNGSSATNPHTGAPQSRRAEWAHAVIGRFESGFTQGPVGFGVDAYGQFGVKLDGGDGVVGNGVGGPGLIPRKGDNNGESKDEWGKAGGAVKVRAFDTVVKYGDVSPTSPVLHAGDIRLLPQTLTGLIFDNTSIAGLKIEGGKLTASSDRSGVNHSGDLGTVYGGRLTGADNVQYIGADYRFNDNWSFKLHTSRLDNVWNQSFARVDFKQRLTPTITWDTGLNYYRTRDSGEALLGKIDNDSWSTHLGLNVGFNRFLLAYEQVRGDSPFDYVWNTYDLELDNASQWSDFNNPNERSWQASYTYDFAGLGLPGLSLTGRYLRGDNIDGTRATGGYTAFNSVSDGKHWERDFWASYVVQSGPAKDLKLQVLQATHRVGGDFGNYDSNVDELRVIVEYPLDLRML, encoded by the coding sequence ATGCGTAAAGTGGCCGCTTTGTCTGCGTTTTTTGCCGTTACCACGCCCGGTTATTCATGGGCCGACAGTGATAAAAATGAAAATGGATTTATTGAAGATAGCCATTTGAACATTCTCAACCGGGATTTCTATTTCAGTCAGGACTTCCGAAATGGCAGCAGTGCAACCAACCCTCACACGGGCGCGCCCCAGAGTCGCCGGGCGGAATGGGCGCATGCGGTGATCGGGCGCTTTGAATCCGGCTTTACCCAGGGCCCCGTGGGTTTTGGGGTCGATGCTTACGGGCAGTTCGGGGTCAAGCTCGACGGCGGTGATGGCGTGGTGGGCAACGGTGTCGGCGGGCCGGGGTTGATTCCGCGTAAAGGCGACAATAACGGCGAGTCCAAGGATGAGTGGGGCAAGGCCGGCGGCGCCGTGAAGGTGCGAGCGTTCGATACGGTGGTCAAATACGGCGATGTATCCCCAACCAGCCCGGTACTCCATGCCGGTGATATCCGCCTGTTGCCGCAAACCCTGACCGGTCTGATCTTCGACAACACCTCCATCGCCGGCTTGAAAATTGAGGGCGGCAAACTGACGGCGTCCAGCGATCGCAGCGGCGTCAACCATAGCGGCGACCTGGGCACGGTCTACGGTGGTCGCTTGACCGGGGCGGATAATGTCCAGTACATCGGCGCGGATTATCGTTTCAACGACAACTGGAGTTTCAAGCTGCACACCAGCCGCCTGGATAACGTCTGGAACCAGTCCTTTGCCCGGGTCGACTTCAAGCAAAGGCTCACCCCCACCATCACGTGGGATACGGGGCTCAATTACTACCGCACCCGTGACAGTGGCGAGGCCTTGCTCGGGAAAATCGATAACGATAGCTGGAGTACTCACCTGGGGCTGAATGTCGGATTCAACCGTTTTCTGCTGGCATACGAGCAAGTGCGCGGTGACTCGCCATTCGACTACGTGTGGAACACCTACGACCTGGAACTCGACAACGCCTCCCAATGGTCGGACTTCAACAACCCCAACGAACGCTCCTGGCAGGCCAGCTATACCTATGACTTCGCCGGGTTGGGTCTACCGGGGCTTAGCCTCACGGGCCGCTACCTGCGCGGTGACAACATTGATGGCACACGGGCAACGGGCGGCTACACGGCGTTCAATAGCGTCAGTGACGGCAAGCACTGGGAGCGCGATTTCTGGGCGAGCTACGTCGTTCAGAGCGGCCCGGCAAAGGACTTGAAGCTTCAGGTACTTCAAGCCACGCACCGTGTGGGAGGCGATTTCGGTAACTACGACTCCAACGTTGACGAGCTGCGGGTCATCGTCGAATACCCGTTGGATTTGCGCATGCTGTAA
- a CDS encoding ABC transporter ATP-binding protein, producing the protein MSQSLYATPPLLSVEQVVVFYEQSILALRGVTLKVGKGQMVALLGANGAGKSTTLKAISSLVRAERGEVTEGRVVYQGQVVTDSDPANLVLSGLAQVLEGRHCFTHLTVEQNLLIGGFSGRPSRKVLNQRLERIYGYFPRLRLLRKRLAGLTSGGEQQMVAIGRALMSEPCLLLLDEPSMGLAPQVVEEIFEILARLNRDEGLSLLVAEQNINIALDYAHYAFVLENGWIVDEGSAAELATRKQMQNYYLGAAQA; encoded by the coding sequence ATGAGCCAGAGCCTATACGCCACCCCGCCCTTGCTGAGCGTCGAGCAGGTCGTCGTTTTCTACGAACAGTCGATCCTCGCCTTGCGCGGCGTAACGCTAAAGGTCGGCAAGGGGCAGATGGTGGCGTTGCTCGGGGCGAATGGTGCGGGCAAAAGCACCACCCTCAAGGCCATCTCCAGCCTGGTGCGCGCAGAGCGCGGTGAAGTGACCGAGGGCCGGGTGGTTTACCAAGGGCAAGTGGTCACCGATAGCGACCCCGCCAACCTGGTGCTGTCGGGGTTGGCCCAGGTGCTTGAAGGGCGACATTGCTTCACCCACCTGACGGTCGAGCAGAACCTGCTGATCGGCGGCTTTTCCGGGCGACCGTCGCGCAAGGTATTGAACCAGCGTCTGGAGCGCATCTACGGCTACTTCCCCAGGTTACGCCTGCTGCGCAAACGCCTGGCGGGCCTGACCTCCGGTGGCGAGCAGCAAATGGTCGCCATCGGTCGCGCGCTGATGTCCGAGCCGTGCCTGTTGTTGTTGGACGAACCGTCCATGGGCCTGGCGCCCCAGGTGGTCGAAGAAATCTTCGAGATCCTTGCCCGGCTCAATCGCGATGAGGGGTTGAGCCTGCTGGTGGCCGAGCAGAACATCAACATCGCCCTGGATTACGCGCATTACGCGTTTGTGCTGGAGAACGGTTGGATAGTGGATGAAGGTTCGGCAGCCGAACTGGCGACACGTAAGCAAATGCAGAACTATTACCTGGGCGCTGCGCAGGCTTAG
- a CDS encoding ABC transporter substrate-binding protein — protein MTHRTPLRRLLLGLALITAGLSAGAHADNEQYFPLQSYRVGPYAAGGTGFFGGFIDYLQYINAKGGVNGVKLTWSECETEYVVEKGVECYERLKGGLNGAPAAATNPLSVGIAYATLERSTADKLPLITINHGRTDSTDGSVFPYVFPLQLNPYSEVSAIINYIGTREGGADKLKGKKIAVLYHGSPYGKETNGVLETLAKNAGFELTLLEVPHPGNEQQSQWLNIRRLKPDWVILRGWGVMNPVALKSAQKVGYPVDHIIGNIWSNSEEDVVPAGAAAKGFISITTHPSGTDFPVLQGIKQSVVDAGKGNLADPKRFGTVYYNLGVVNGILNVEAVRLAQAKYGAKPLTGEQVRWGFEHLNLDDARLQALGAKGLVQPLKLSCADHEGGGAVRFQQWDGQRWNLISDWVQADRALLRPIIEASAAQYAKEKGITPRNCSQEQ, from the coding sequence ATGACTCACCGCACACCGCTGCGTCGCCTGCTATTAGGCTTGGCCTTGATCACCGCCGGGCTCAGTGCCGGCGCTCACGCCGACAACGAACAGTACTTCCCCTTGCAGAGCTATCGGGTCGGACCCTACGCCGCCGGTGGCACCGGCTTCTTCGGCGGCTTTATCGACTACCTGCAATACATCAACGCAAAGGGTGGGGTGAACGGCGTCAAGCTGACCTGGAGCGAGTGCGAAACGGAGTATGTGGTGGAGAAGGGCGTCGAATGCTACGAGCGCCTCAAGGGTGGCCTTAATGGTGCGCCGGCCGCCGCGACCAACCCGTTGTCGGTGGGCATTGCCTACGCGACGCTGGAACGTTCGACCGCCGACAAATTGCCACTGATCACCATCAACCACGGTCGCACCGACTCCACCGACGGTAGCGTGTTCCCTTACGTGTTCCCGCTGCAGCTCAACCCGTATTCGGAAGTCTCGGCAATCATCAACTACATCGGCACGCGCGAAGGCGGGGCCGACAAACTCAAAGGCAAGAAGATCGCCGTGCTTTACCACGGCTCGCCGTATGGCAAGGAAACCAATGGCGTCCTGGAAACCCTGGCGAAAAACGCCGGTTTCGAACTGACCCTGCTGGAAGTGCCGCACCCCGGCAACGAGCAGCAATCGCAGTGGCTCAATATCCGTCGCCTCAAGCCGGACTGGGTGATCCTGCGCGGTTGGGGGGTGATGAATCCGGTGGCGCTGAAGTCCGCGCAAAAGGTCGGTTACCCGGTGGATCACATCATCGGCAACATCTGGAGCAACTCGGAAGAGGACGTGGTGCCGGCAGGCGCGGCCGCCAAAGGCTTCATTTCCATCACTACCCACCCTTCCGGCACAGATTTCCCGGTGCTGCAGGGCATCAAGCAAAGCGTGGTGGACGCCGGCAAGGGCAACCTGGCCGATCCGAAGCGCTTCGGTACGGTGTACTACAACCTCGGTGTGGTGAACGGCATTCTCAACGTCGAAGCCGTGCGCCTTGCACAGGCAAAATACGGCGCCAAGCCATTGACCGGCGAGCAGGTGCGTTGGGGCTTCGAACACCTGAACCTCGACGATGCGCGCTTGCAGGCATTGGGCGCCAAGGGCCTGGTGCAGCCGTTGAAGTTGTCGTGCGCCGATCATGAAGGCGGCGGTGCGGTGCGCTTTCAGCAATGGGACGGCCAGCGTTGGAACCTGATCAGCGACTGGGTCCAGGCCGACCGTGCGTTGTTGCGGCCGATCATCGAGGCTTCCGCCGCCCAGTACGCCAAGGAAAAAGGCATCACCCCGCGCAATTGCAGCCAGGAGCAATAA
- a CDS encoding branched-chain amino acid ABC transporter permease, whose translation MLYREAGQLSTSYAMERRTFRLRQDRVGLWLLLGFAFIAVPWLGNDYWFSAILLPLLVLSLAGLGLNLLTGYAGQLSLGSAAFMAVGAFAAYNLQLRVPGLPLLVSFALGGVIAALVAVVFGLPSLRIKGFYLLVATLAAQFVVEWVLTRFSWFTNDNASGVITSPPLLIAGLDFSSPRGRYLLTLAVVVVLFWLGKNLVRSELGRNWMAVRDMDTAAAVIGIRLFKAKLLAFAISGFYLGVAGSLWAFAYLGTVEPHGFDLSRSFQVLFIIIIGGLGSVLGNVLGAAFIVLFPILLANLFGLLPGGLIDSGQLENIQKMLFGALIIAFLIKEPEGLARLWQRFRQRARIWPLRY comes from the coding sequence ATGCTTTATCGAGAAGCCGGTCAACTGAGCACCTCTTATGCGATGGAACGGCGCACGTTCCGCTTGCGCCAGGACCGCGTGGGCCTGTGGCTGCTCTTGGGGTTTGCCTTCATTGCGGTGCCCTGGCTGGGCAATGACTATTGGTTCAGCGCGATTCTGCTGCCGCTGCTGGTGTTGTCCCTGGCGGGCCTGGGGTTGAACCTGTTGACCGGTTATGCCGGGCAGCTGTCCCTCGGGTCGGCGGCGTTCATGGCGGTGGGTGCGTTCGCCGCCTACAACCTGCAATTGCGCGTGCCGGGTTTGCCGCTGCTGGTGAGTTTCGCGCTGGGTGGGGTGATCGCTGCGCTGGTGGCTGTGGTCTTCGGTTTGCCGAGCCTGCGGATCAAGGGCTTTTACCTGCTGGTGGCGACCCTGGCCGCGCAGTTCGTGGTGGAGTGGGTACTGACCCGGTTCAGTTGGTTTACCAACGACAACGCCTCCGGGGTCATCACCTCGCCACCGCTGCTCATCGCGGGGCTGGATTTCAGTTCGCCCCGTGGGCGTTATCTGTTGACCCTGGCGGTGGTCGTGGTGCTGTTCTGGCTGGGCAAAAACCTGGTGCGCAGCGAGTTGGGCCGCAACTGGATGGCTGTGCGCGACATGGACACCGCCGCCGCCGTGATCGGCATTCGCCTGTTCAAGGCCAAGCTGCTGGCGTTTGCCATCAGTGGCTTTTACCTCGGGGTTGCGGGTTCGCTGTGGGCGTTTGCCTACCTGGGCACGGTGGAGCCCCACGGCTTCGATCTCAGCCGCTCATTTCAAGTGCTCTTCATCATCATTATCGGCGGCCTGGGCAGTGTGCTCGGCAATGTCCTGGGCGCCGCTTTCATCGTGTTGTTCCCGATTCTGCTGGCCAACCTCTTCGGGCTGTTGCCCGGCGGGCTGATCGATTCCGGCCAGTTGGAAAACATCCAGAAAATGCTCTTTGGCGCGTTGATCATCGCTTTCCTGATCAAGGAACCCGAGGGCCTGGCCCGACTGTGGCAACGCTTTCGCCAACGGGCCCGGATCTGGCCGTTGCGTTACTGA
- a CDS encoding branched-chain amino acid ABC transporter permease: MQFFFEVLIGGLLAGVMYSLVAIGFVLIYKASGVFNFAQGSMVLFAALTFVSLLERGFPFAWAFVLTLASMVVLALLIEKMVLRPLVNRAPIILFMATLGLSYMIEGFAQFLWGAQVHGLELGIADEPLEIRGMLLSQFDLFAAGTAATLVIALSLLFNRTRVGLSLRAVADDPLASLAVGIRLPRIWALVWAVAGFVGLVAGLLWGARLGVQFSLSLVVLKALPVLIIGGFSSIGGAIVGGLIIGAAEKVAEIYLGPVIGSGIENWVPYVLALLFLLVRPAGLFGERAIERV; the protein is encoded by the coding sequence ATGCAATTTTTCTTCGAAGTGCTGATTGGCGGGCTGCTGGCGGGCGTCATGTACTCCCTGGTGGCAATTGGTTTTGTCCTGATCTACAAGGCTTCCGGCGTGTTCAATTTCGCCCAGGGGTCGATGGTGCTGTTCGCCGCGCTGACCTTTGTCAGCCTGCTCGAACGCGGCTTCCCGTTCGCGTGGGCGTTTGTCCTCACGCTGGCGAGCATGGTGGTGCTGGCGTTGCTGATCGAAAAAATGGTGCTGCGGCCCCTGGTCAATCGAGCACCGATCATCCTGTTCATGGCCACGCTCGGGCTGTCCTACATGATCGAAGGTTTTGCGCAGTTTCTATGGGGGGCTCAAGTCCACGGTCTGGAATTGGGCATCGCCGATGAGCCGCTGGAAATCCGCGGCATGTTGCTCTCGCAATTCGACCTGTTTGCTGCCGGAACGGCGGCCACTTTGGTGATCGCCTTGTCGCTGCTGTTCAACCGGACCCGAGTCGGTTTGTCGCTGCGCGCGGTTGCCGATGATCCGTTGGCGTCCCTGGCCGTGGGCATCCGCCTGCCACGCATCTGGGCGCTGGTGTGGGCGGTGGCAGGTTTTGTCGGGCTGGTGGCCGGGTTGCTCTGGGGCGCTCGTCTGGGGGTGCAGTTTTCCTTGTCATTGGTGGTGCTCAAGGCCTTGCCGGTGTTGATCATCGGCGGTTTTTCCTCCATCGGCGGGGCGATTGTCGGCGGGCTGATCATCGGTGCGGCGGAAAAAGTCGCGGAGATTTACCTCGGCCCGGTCATCGGCAGTGGCATCGAAAACTGGGTGCCTTACGTCCTCGCCTTGCTGTTTCTGTTGGTGCGGCCTGCCGGGTTGTTCGGCGAGCGGGCGATCGAACGGGTCTGA
- a CDS encoding ABC transporter ATP-binding protein → MSATTESELLRLDDISLSFKGVKAITSISFAVKAGEICALIGPNGAGKSSLLNVINGVYQAQSGSVTYAGQARRRMRPHQAAERGIARTFQNIALFKGMSVLDNVLTGRNLKLRSSWIEQVLRLGRAPREDDEQRRHAEKIIEFLRIHPWRHVLVGKLPYGLQKRVELARALAAEPRLLLLDEPMAGMNAEEKDEMSQFIRDINREFGTTVVLIEHDIGVVMGLCDHVVVLDYGRKIGDGTPEQVRANPDVIAAYLGTRRSRAESH, encoded by the coding sequence ATGAGCGCAACCACTGAATCCGAATTACTGCGGCTCGATGACATCTCCCTGTCGTTCAAGGGGGTCAAGGCCATTACCTCCATCAGTTTCGCCGTGAAGGCCGGGGAAATCTGTGCATTGATCGGCCCCAACGGCGCGGGCAAAAGTTCGCTGCTCAATGTGATCAACGGCGTCTACCAGGCCCAGAGCGGCAGTGTCACCTATGCCGGACAGGCCCGGCGCCGTATGCGCCCGCACCAGGCCGCCGAGCGCGGTATTGCGCGGACCTTTCAAAACATCGCGCTGTTCAAGGGCATGAGCGTGCTCGACAACGTGCTGACCGGCCGCAACCTCAAGCTCCGCAGCAGTTGGATTGAGCAGGTGCTGCGCCTGGGCCGTGCGCCTCGCGAGGACGACGAGCAGCGCCGTCACGCGGAAAAAATCATCGAGTTCCTGCGCATCCACCCCTGGCGCCATGTGCTGGTGGGCAAGCTGCCTTACGGCTTGCAGAAACGTGTCGAACTGGCCCGCGCCCTGGCCGCTGAGCCGAGGTTGCTGCTGCTGGATGAACCCATGGCCGGCATGAACGCTGAAGAGAAGGACGAGATGAGCCAATTCATCCGCGACATCAACCGCGAGTTCGGCACCACCGTGGTGCTGATCGAACACGACATCGGGGTGGTCATGGGCTTGTGCGACCACGTGGTCGTGCTCGATTACGGCCGCAAGATCGGTGATGGCACGCCCGAGCAAGTGCGTGCCAATCCCGATGTGATTGCCGCTTACCTGGGCACGCGGCGTTCCCGTGCGGAGAGCCACTGA
- a CDS encoding AMP-binding protein gives MAQTLPLALLQQAQTRGSAIALRYKRLGIWHARSWSELAQDVGRLAAALHQRGFGRHDDLLIISQARSEALLLALAAQWLGGSVTLLDPERDNRALLARLRPSFVLAEALDAVQQVRHADLPPRVLLFLDGRGLNAGEGKGLSAYADLFSGVAAEPPVCATEPAAIAFVFHADTHGPSLRLSHAQLLGGARKLVAREHLSGAEEALAARVFAASGQARYLLAPWLCAGFCLNFPEAMATRDTDRRELGPTLVLGTRESYARLEQWARERLPLPGTLGHRLYRWAMVPDAQAFRRWLGYWLIRRPLLDVLGMSRLRVPLLVGPALSQESAAFFGALGIHPGNWQEPSARQEPADTRIPLISQSV, from the coding sequence ATGGCCCAGACACTGCCGCTGGCGTTGTTACAGCAAGCCCAAACCCGAGGTTCGGCGATAGCCCTGCGCTACAAGCGCCTGGGCATCTGGCACGCCCGCAGTTGGAGCGAGTTGGCGCAGGATGTCGGCCGTCTTGCGGCAGCGCTGCATCAGCGCGGGTTCGGTCGCCACGACGATTTACTGATCATCAGCCAGGCGCGTTCCGAAGCTTTGTTGCTGGCCCTGGCCGCGCAGTGGCTGGGCGGCAGTGTCACGTTGCTGGACCCCGAACGCGACAACCGCGCATTGCTGGCCCGCCTGCGACCGAGCTTCGTGCTGGCCGAAGCCCTGGATGCCGTGCAGCAGGTCCGGCATGCCGATCTTCCACCCCGTGTGCTGCTGTTCCTCGACGGGCGCGGCCTGAATGCCGGTGAAGGGAAGGGGTTGAGCGCTTACGCCGATTTGTTCTCTGGCGTGGCGGCGGAACCGCCGGTCTGCGCGACTGAGCCGGCGGCTATCGCCTTCGTGTTCCATGCCGATACGCACGGGCCTTCCCTACGGTTGAGCCATGCGCAGCTGCTGGGGGGCGCCCGCAAGCTGGTAGCGCGCGAGCACCTGAGCGGCGCCGAAGAAGCCTTGGCGGCCCGTGTGTTCGCCGCCAGCGGTCAGGCGCGTTACCTGCTGGCGCCCTGGCTCTGTGCCGGGTTCTGCCTGAATTTCCCGGAAGCCATGGCCACGCGCGACACCGACCGCCGTGAGTTGGGGCCAACCCTGGTGCTGGGCACGCGTGAGTCCTATGCCCGTCTGGAGCAGTGGGCGCGAGAGCGTCTGCCGTTACCCGGCACGCTCGGTCATCGGTTGTACCGCTGGGCGATGGTGCCGGACGCGCAGGCTTTCCGCCGCTGGCTCGGCTACTGGCTGATCCGCAGACCCTTGCTCGATGTGTTGGGCATGAGCCGCCTGCGCGTGCCGTTGCTGGTCGGGCCCGCGCTGAGCCAAGAGAGCGCCGCTTTTTTTGGTGCCCTGGGCATCCACCCGGGCAACTGGCAGGAACCTTCCGCCCGGCAGGAACCTGCCGATACCCGCATCCCCCTGATTTCTCAATCCGTCTGA
- the ssuD gene encoding FMNH2-dependent alkanesulfonate monooxygenase, whose amino-acid sequence MSLDIFWFLPTSGDTRYLGRSDSGRPATNKYMQQIAVAAESLGYDGVLIPTGSSCLDPWITAASLVPVTHRLKLLVALRTSLGNPTASARQAATLDQASNGRLLLNVVPGGDATELAADGIFLDHDQRYEAAGEFLTVWRRLLSGEVVDFTGKHVRVEGAQNFFKPIQQPHPPLYFGGSSPAAHELAAQQVDAYLTWGEPPAAVAAKIADVRERAKKYGRTLHFGVRLHVIVRETNEQAWAAAEELISHLDDDVIADAQNNYAKMDSEGQRRMAALHGGQRDKLEVSPNLWAGVGLVRGGAGTALVGDPQTVAKRLQEYADLGVDRFVLSGYPHLEEAFRFAELVFPLLGKQPVTVRDQVLTGGAFDVRAGHTSVKDEATA is encoded by the coding sequence ATGAGTCTTGATATCTTTTGGTTTCTGCCCACGTCCGGCGACACCCGTTATCTGGGCCGATCCGACAGCGGCCGCCCGGCCACCAACAAATACATGCAGCAAATCGCGGTAGCCGCCGAGAGCCTGGGCTATGACGGGGTGTTGATTCCCACCGGCAGCAGTTGCCTGGACCCGTGGATTACCGCCGCCAGCCTGGTACCGGTCACCCATCGCCTGAAGTTGCTGGTGGCGCTGCGCACCTCGCTGGGCAACCCCACGGCGTCGGCCCGTCAGGCGGCCACACTGGACCAGGCCAGCAACGGCCGCTTGCTGCTCAACGTCGTACCCGGCGGCGATGCCACCGAGTTGGCCGCCGACGGTATTTTCCTCGACCACGACCAACGCTACGAAGCCGCTGGCGAGTTCCTGACCGTTTGGCGTCGCTTGCTCAGTGGCGAGGTGGTGGATTTCACCGGCAAGCATGTGCGCGTCGAAGGGGCGCAGAACTTCTTCAAACCCATACAGCAACCGCACCCGCCCCTGTATTTTGGCGGGTCGTCCCCTGCTGCCCATGAACTGGCGGCCCAACAGGTCGACGCCTACCTGACCTGGGGCGAACCGCCGGCGGCCGTGGCCGCGAAAATCGCCGATGTGCGCGAGCGCGCGAAAAAATATGGGCGCACGCTGCATTTCGGTGTGCGCCTGCATGTGATCGTGCGTGAAACCAACGAGCAGGCCTGGGCGGCGGCCGAAGAACTGATCAGCCACCTCGATGACGATGTCATCGCCGACGCGCAAAATAATTACGCCAAGATGGACTCCGAAGGTCAGCGCCGCATGGCCGCCCTGCATGGTGGACAGCGCGACAAGCTCGAGGTCTCGCCCAACCTGTGGGCCGGTGTCGGCCTCGTGCGCGGAGGCGCCGGCACGGCGCTGGTGGGCGACCCTCAGACCGTGGCCAAGCGCCTGCAGGAATATGCCGACCTCGGCGTAGACCGCTTTGTACTGTCCGGCTACCCGCACCTGGAAGAGGCTTTCCGCTTTGCCGAACTGGTGTTCCCACTGTTGGGCAAACAGCCTGTCACGGTCCGCGACCAAGTACTCACCGGCGGCGCGTTCGACGTGCGGGCCGGCCACACATCGGTCAAGGACGAGGCCACGGCATGA
- a CDS encoding amidohydrolase family protein yields the protein MNVIDMRCRPAYLHDFFGATPGSAETATARWLNRRVGTRGDDEHFARSRTPQGFLDEVRDAGLSRAVVVGRHTPGQHLPNDLIHSIVRDHTELLGIASIDPALQGIDGALGEIERAISALGLAGIDLEPGFGEPARQPDNPLYWPIYEHLQAHGIPLFLMSGPTTPDPAFNNPEHLAKVARAFPQLSIVCYHGYWPNVQQALGVAFRYPNIYLVPDMYLFQPGSDAYVQAANGFLAEQLLFGSSYPFRPIRQSIEDVLRLGFKPEVLDNVLYGNAARLFGL from the coding sequence ATGAACGTGATTGATATGCGCTGCCGCCCGGCGTACCTGCACGATTTTTTCGGCGCCACCCCAGGCAGCGCCGAGACCGCCACCGCCCGCTGGCTGAACCGGCGGGTGGGCACGCGTGGCGACGACGAGCACTTCGCCCGCTCGCGCACACCCCAGGGGTTTCTCGATGAAGTGCGCGACGCCGGGTTGAGCCGGGCGGTGGTGGTCGGTCGGCACACGCCCGGCCAGCATCTGCCCAACGACCTGATTCACAGCATCGTGCGCGACCACACTGAGTTGCTCGGCATCGCCAGCATCGACCCGGCGCTGCAGGGTATCGACGGCGCGCTGGGCGAGATCGAGCGCGCCATCTCGGCGCTGGGCCTGGCCGGGATCGACCTGGAGCCAGGGTTTGGCGAACCGGCCAGGCAGCCGGATAACCCGTTGTACTGGCCGATCTACGAGCATTTGCAGGCACACGGCATTCCGCTGTTTCTGATGAGCGGGCCGACCACCCCGGACCCCGCCTTCAACAACCCCGAACACCTGGCCAAGGTCGCCCGGGCGTTCCCGCAGCTGTCGATCGTCTGCTACCACGGCTACTGGCCCAACGTGCAGCAAGCGCTGGGCGTGGCGTTTCGCTACCCGAACATCTACCTGGTGCCGGACATGTACCTGTTCCAGCCCGGCAGCGACGCCTACGTGCAGGCGGCCAACGGCTTTCTGGCAGAGCAGTTGCTGTTCGGCTCGTCCTATCCGTTCCGCCCGATTCGTCAATCCATCGAGGATGTCCTGCGCCTGGGTTTCAAACCCGAGGTACTCGACAACGTCCTCTACGGCAATGCCGCCCGGCTGTTTGGGCTGTAG